In Theobroma cacao cultivar B97-61/B2 chromosome 7, Criollo_cocoa_genome_V2, whole genome shotgun sequence, the genomic window GGGCTGGTAAGAAACCAGCTGAGCTGATTGGTTTACAAGTGTTCGACTGAATTCGACTTGGGTTGAagaattaaaatcaattaatgcCTGATAAAGTATCTATATGGGCTTGGGCAGAGTCTATCTGACTGCCAACCCTTTCACCTTCTGGGCTTATGGCATTAAGAGAACTTGGGCCTACAAGAAATCCACAGAGCTCATTCATGTCTGGGCTTGGACAAAGTCTAgttctctcttcttttaattaattacattttgAACATATACAGTCAACGTAGAAATTGTACATGAAATAAGCTGGTCGACCAGAGTTTTCAGTCTTCCATGGCAATGAAGATAAAAATGGATTCAAAGAAGAATCAAAAGAGCTTGCTTGCAAACTCTTCATGTGTTGAAGAATGAGCTGGATGGGATGCATCTGCAAGGTCTCTGAGCTCTGACAAACTTCTCCCAAGCTGAAGAGCCACTTTCACTTCAAACAATTCTCCATTTTCCCTCTCATCTGCTTCTGTTTCCCCCAAGGTTGATTCTATGGTCTCTCCCATGAGCCTGAAGAATCCAGCAGAGCTCCTATACATCTCAAACACCATACCAATCTGCCCACCATGCTCCAAATTGTTAACAACAATTGCCATAGCTCCGAACACTACACCCAAAATTGCAGCAAGTGAGCCACAGAAAGATGATCCCATCAAGGCAGAACCAAGTGCAGCTATGCCAGTGAGCAAGGGGCCACATATAGCTAGAGTTTTATTGATTTTCAACACTATTTTGCTAAGCCTGATGTATTCTTCAGTGTCTTTTCTCTTCAAAACCCCAACAATTTCCTTCATTTCTTCCTCAAGATCCTCATCCCACCCGTTTCTTTCTACTTTCCTGACCAGCTTTTCCTGTTGAGCCTTCTCTTCTGGCCACCACACAGCTGGCTTTACAAGTGATGGAAACTTATCAAGCATGGTACCAAGCAAGGGAAGTGGATAAGCTTTATCCAATGCCAGGACTTTCTCCATTGCATCTTTCACATCATCAGAATCCGGGTTTCCAAGAGCAATGTTTGTCTTCATCTCCTCATGGAGCTTCTTAAATAATCTCGAAGCATTCCTTTGTTCTTCAGCCAGCTGAGATGGCTGTATCTTGTTCATCACCACCAAAACCCCGGTTGCTGCCATGTAAAGCAAACTGGAAGATAGCTTCAGAGCCAAAAACGATgctcctccacctcctccaaCAGCTACAATTCCAGCCATTATGGAAGCTGTGACTGTCATCCCGTTGACAGAATTCAACAGAAGCCAGTTCCAGTTATCACGCTGTGCTCCAATATTCTTGTGCATTTCAGCTCTATCTGCTACAATGTCCATTATAGCATACATCTTCCGCAACACCATTGAATTGAAGATTTCTTCCTTGTTTGCAGGCTTAATTTCTACCAGGGGATTGGTTGCTTCAAAGGTTTTCAACCCTTTTCTTCTGTGGAACTCATCATTCAGGATCTTAGAAACTGAAACATTTGGGTTACTAATTAGAGCACTGACCCTGGTTTTCCTAAAGGAAGCTGAGGAAGAACAGCCAGAGAAAAATGGTGAAGAAGCCTTAAGAATAGCCATGATCACTTTGGCTTTTGCAGTTAAATGCGTGAGAAATCTGATGTATTTATGCAGAAGTAAACGTGTCTGACTtcttcaacatgaatgatttTCTACCACAACTTTGTCTATGATCCCCCCTGACAAAGCTTTTTGACTTTCCATATTGGCTATGGAGGTGTAGACTGGGTTGAATAGACTTCACTCCATTAATTCACTATACATTTTCATTGCTAAAGAAAGGTGCGAACTAGTCTGATCTCCTTGGCATTTTTCACTTGGAAGCTCTCTCCTCTGGCTGAACCAAACTGGAAATTCCTATGGTCTGCAAAACCTCAAATAGTATAATATCATACAAAGTAGGGAAGAGGAAGTAGGTAAATTAAAAGGACAATATATTTTGTGGTGGAGGGAGGATTTGGGAGAGAATATCAAGGTATATTTAATGCATTAGTTTTGAGATTATTGATAATAcgtttttataaattttaaaaaacaattgaattaagcaaattaacaaaatatcaataattttgagatttttttacttttttttttcttgaatcttACATGGATTGTTTTTAAAGGTTTTGgagtttttaatattatttatcaatgAAGTGATAGTTTTTAACTAATCGAGAGTgtaaaatatgaaatacatGTTATATTGTCAACgtattaaataacaaaatataaaaaaaatatgattttcaGTCAATTCAAAGTGTTAAGTTCctccattttcttcatatttcaCGAAAAAAACAACATTTTCATGAGAAAAATATTAGGAAAAAGAGTGCTTGGTATGATGCCTTgggtcaaaaattttgattttttttgaccATTTACATGTAAATCTCGAGTTCTTTTTCTATGtggcaatatatatatacaaaaacacacgactttttccatttttgcaTGTCATGAAGAAAACAGGCAAACTAGAGACACCAAAACCTGACCAGGATTAGTCAGTTTAGGACGGTGGGAGAAAGCAATCACAATGTGAAAGATATGGCAAAGACTAACCATACGACTCTCCTTCAGTCAAGGACATATGTCAGCAGCTGCAATAACCTAGGATGGCCAGCACGGCCGGTGGACTGCCGTGAGGCCGGGGGCAGTGATGGTTGGAGGAGTAAAGTGTTCACTCTAACTCCTGAAACATTAGTGAGTAGACATAACCCATCTGTGGAACTTGAACTCAAACCCTAGCAGCATAATTATCAAGGCCATTACAAGCAAAAGTTACAGAATCCCCAAATGGAGAATTGAGAGGAAAGAAATAGGCAAAACCCCCCACCTGAAAACAGGAGTCTAATGTTAAGAGGGTGCAAAGGATTAAATACCACCGTACATGAGTCTCAGAAGAAACCAAAGCTTTCCATGTCTGATTTTTCACATTGA contains:
- the LOC108662976 gene encoding probable F-box protein At4g22030, with the translated sequence MAILKASSPFFSGCSSSASFRKTRVSALISNPNVSVSKILNDEFHRRKGLKTFEATNPLVEIKPANKEEIFNSMVLRKMYAIMDIVADRAEMHKNIGAQRDNWNWLLLNSVNGMTVTASIMAGIVAVGGGGGASFLALKLSSSLLYMAATGVLVVMNKIQPSQLAEEQRNASRLFKKLHEEMKTNIALGNPDSDDVKDAMEKVLALDKAYPLPLLGTMLDKFPSLVKPAVWWPEEKAQQEKLVRKVERNGWDEDLEEEMKEIVGVLKRKDTEEYIRLSKIVLKINKTLAICGPLLTGIAALGSALMGSSFCGSLAAILGVVFGAMAIVVNNLEHGGQIGMVFEMYRSSAGFFRLMGETIESTLGETEADERENGELFEVKVALQLGRSLSELRDLADASHPAHSSTHEEFASKLF